In Bos taurus isolate L1 Dominette 01449 registration number 42190680 breed Hereford chromosome 17, ARS-UCD2.0, whole genome shotgun sequence, the genomic window TCAAGGAGAGACGCCTCAGAGGAAACCAGCCCTGTCCACTGCTTGATCTCAggctttcagcctccagaattgtgagaaaataaatgttgtttAAGTGACCTAGTATATGTTACTTTGTTGTGGTGACTGTGGCAAACTGGtgcaatatataaagaattcagaaGGGTGCCTGGAACCTGGTAGGTAAACAGTAACttaattactattattttcttaGAGCTCTTCTAATACTCATTTCCAAAACTACACACATAAATTCAGGTCTTGTAATGTTCAATTTATGGCTAACTAGCGAAAGAGACTTTGTTGGGATAGGCAGTCTACCATGGGCTCTGGGCACCACTGCTTGTTCTTGCTAGGTATCCAGCTCTCTTTCTCAAGGCTGAGTTTGCAGCGAGCAACCATGAATGATGATGTAATATCTTTCTCCAAAAAACAGGCTTACTCGTGCTTACTATAAAAGTTATGAATTGCTTAATCTCTGTGTTCCTCTCCAGCAATACAAACTACTGTGTGTTCAGGCATTCATCACGGGCGCTTTATGTCACCCCTGAGGGACTTGAGAGCACATAAACTAACATGAAGCTCCGGTTACTTGTATAAAGTCCCGTGTCTCTCATCCAGGAGTCTCGAGTCTTCTGCCAGTGTCTCATGAAATTTTAATAGGCTAACTTGTTAGCTTGTAACCAGGGCAAAATTCCGGACCCTGCGTACTTCTTGCCAGTTTTCACTTGAAGGCGCCATGTTTCTCTGGAAAAGATGAGCCCTAGTGGGCGGGGTTAAGAGATATGGCTCCCTGGGCTCTAACAGTGAATGTTTTCACTCaagaagtaggaaagggggaagggaCTATGGGCTGCCTACTGTACCTGAAAATCAATGTTTGGAAACTAAGTATGTGAGAGAGGTGGGAATAAAAAAAGCCACCCCAATCGTGTGTTGGTGGTCACCCACTCAGCTTGGTGGGAAGAGGAAGAATGTGAACACGACCACAAGGTAGCATGCCCCACAGCACAAGGAAAAGAAACTGGCTGCGGCTGCCGAGTCAAGGGGTCCCCAGAGATGAAAGGAATGCTGTCAGCAATTAAGAGATACAACTGAgtagacacaaaaagacaaagtTTTCTGAGCACAAGTTGCACAGCTGATCAAAATCAAAAGTAAACACAAAGCACTGCTTCCTGGCATGGAGCCCTTCTCTCCGTCTAAACTTAATACATTTGGCACCTCCCTGCTGATCTCAGCAGCTGTTAAGGAAAAACTCGAGTGTGATGGGGGAACTCTGGGAAAGAAAGGAACTTGAAACTTTATGGCTGTTAGATACAGGTGCCAACTGACATCCCACCCAGCAGTCCCTGAAAAAAGTGGGTACTGGGCACAGGGTGGCCAAAGGTACCTAGGGCTGCAGGGCACTGGGGAGATGCGATGGCATGCAGAGGGCAAATAGAAAGATCCCTGGAGCCTGGGTACTCTCCAGATATTGGcaagagaacaaaggaaaagctAGCCCTAACACTGAAATGaagagccaggaaaaaaaaacaaaaaaaccctcctTGCCTGCTGCCCTCTCTTTGTGCCTTCCTGAGCTCGCAGTCAGGGAGATCACATCATCTCCTGGCAACTGTTAAAGCCCCTAATATGAAAGTGTTAACCTTCTTGGTCCATGTTCCCACGGAGGAAAAGTGACTGAAGTCAACTGATAGGATTGGAGCAAAtcttgcaaaaaggaaaaaagtgaccCTGTGGGTGGGGCCCAATGGCCCAATTCACTATACTATTATTATAAAAACACACAATTGGCATCAGTGTGTTATGTGCTTAAACTTAAATGCTCATAAAGTACCCAAGAAGATTCCACCATTTGGGGTATTGCTACAAGCAGAGAAATGAGACAGGCTTCCTGCCAATCACCACCATACCCTACCCCATCCTAACTCACCAACAGGTGGGGACTGAGTGAATGCCTCTATACACTGATGCCTCAAATGTTCACTGTACAGGTAGTATTTAGATATTACAAGGTTGACAAGTTGGAAGCCTCTCTCAGTGGTCCTAACTGTGGCAGTTTTCTTCCTGACTATGGCACTGTCTACCTCAAACTATTCACCAATAGAACCAActgataaacaaacaaaattcagaaCGCTGTTTGCCAAGTCAAGTTCTTTGAGACCATTTGGATAGATTCATAGCACTCAGTCCCTCTTGGAGTCAAACAAACAAATGCTGTCTCCATGCCCACCACAAAGGTGGCTCAGCTCCTTGGTAAGCCTCTTGTTCACTACTGGAGGCAGGACATGATGCCACCAATGGCAGCTCCCAGATAAGAACACATCACAAACACAGGGACCAGGACAACCTTGTTTCAATCTGACTAATCATATGCTTCTCTTAATGTCTGAGGAGCCTTGGATTTTGCCATGTATGACAACTGAGGCTGCAATTATTGGGTGACAATACCTATCTGACTTAAATTTATGGTTAATTCAAATTAGGGAAGCCAGGTTCGTTGTGATTCTGTTTGCTCaagcttggttgctcagtcgtgtctgacttttgcgaccctccctggtggctcaggtggtaaagaatctccctgcaatgcaggagacctgggtttgattcctgggttgggaagaactccctggagaagggaatggcaacccactccaggattcttgcctggagaattccatggacaaaggagcctggcaggctacagtccctgaggtcacaaagagttggacatgactgagcgactaggcatATATGATTCAAATCAGGTTTCACAACAAATCCCGAAATACAGTGACCTGGGCCTGTTGTGGTTACATGTGCTCATATGTGGGGAGTGTGGGCCACAATGCTATCTCCACCAGGGATAGGGGCTGCCTTTGGCCCATCTATAGCCTCCTGTAATTTTTGCAATGTCACCAAAGATAAGCAAGTCAGTCAAAGCTCCCCTGCATGGCTCATTATGGACAGCAAATTATAGACTACATTCTGGCTAATAAAAAGACCTATTGGTCCTCCTTGGAATTGACATTTGACTCAATTCAAGATGCTGGGAAACATAGCTGAGGTCAATACTGCAGACTGATTTTATCCTGCTGCTCAGAGTCCATTTTGATAGCCTTAATTTAGTTGCTATATGGGACCAATTGAGTGGATTCGGTATAGAACGAAGTAACCTCTTTGCCAGAGTAATCAGAGTAGCCAACAGCCATGAACATTCAAGTCTGGCTGAGAATTGTTGAAGAGTGAGTTGTTGGAGGAGGCTCTCCACCGTGGGCTCTGAGTGACACTGCAAACATTCTCAGTATGCCATGGCCTAGCTTTAACCAGCTCATGTCTCAGGCTTGTGTTTACATGTTTCAGGCATGAGGAAACAATTACTGTTGGACAAAGAACAAGATGTTTCTGCTTACTATAAAAGCAGTGGCGACCCCAAGCTCAGTGTTCTTCTGCCATAACACAAACACTGAGTGTGCTGGTTTCCATCAGTAGCCCTTTTGTTGCTCTTGTGGTACTTAGAGAAATGGGGACCTGACACAGACCAACCCAAAGCTCTGGGTACTGCTTTTGCTGTGAATAATAAAAAGTCCTGTCTCTGATCCAACCATCTTGTGTATTCTGTAGCATTCCATGAAAAGTAACAGGCTAACTTGTGAGATTATAAGTAGGGCGAAATCCCATATCCTGAATAGTTATTGACACATATCAATTATCTTCTTCTTGGTAAAAGCTGACATTTCAGACACTGAGACTTAACTACCAGAAAATTTATTATTAGCATGACATGTTACCAAAGACAATTTTACAAAGACTTAGCCAAtaactttacaaaaataaaaagccttcTGATTCCTGTgaacttttctgtgtgtgtgcaagtCCAGTGATAATTTCATTGTCTGTCTGAAGTACTAACAGTACTAAATCCAGAGCTCGGCGCCATGCCTCAATTTTTGGTGTAACAACGTCATAAACTCTTGGAATTGGTTCCAGCTTATCTGAAATGcctaaatttaaaattacactATTAAGTTTACTATATTCATTCAAGATGTAAGATGAAGGAGAGCCAGAGTCTGCAGCATTTTGTAGATGACACTGAATGGATGTGGCGGCTTCAGAGTCTGATGAGTAAACGGCAGTGTTACGCAGGAGAGTTGAGAGGTACCTGTGCCATCCATCTGCCAGGCATTTAAGCACCGTAGGTCTATACAGTGCTGCAGATGAGGCCAGCCAAGAGGAAGTGTTATGCAGCCACCCTGAACAGTCTTGATTTCCTTTATTCACAGACTGTCCCGCGAGACTCTGAAGATGGGTAAGACACAAAATTTCAACTGCGCCACCTCCAAGGAAGACCTTTTGCTCTTTCAGAGCATAATACAGACGAGAGGCACAAGTCCAGAACCTATCTTCTTTAGTTTGCATCTGGGCAATGACTGGGCTAGTCAGCACTACTGTAACCAAATTAATTCCTTCTGTTTTTAACACGACTGCCATTCTGCTGATCCCATCTATAGTGTCAGAGGGAATGCTTCTCCACGTGGTCACAGAGACCCCACTGCCCACACAGTTTTCATTCATGTGTGTGAGGTAGGCCACCTGCACGGCTCCCGAAGCCTCTGCGAAAGCCTGCAGCACACTGTCTTGCACCGATCCAATTACCAGCTGCTTACTATCGGTGCATTTTTCAGCTAAGCGTTCAGACACATTTCCTCGTGCCAGGACAAGGTTCACGTTGAACTTGATTAACACCTGTAATACATgatctgtccacagttcttctgAGCTGTCTTGTTGAACCTTCACGCTTTCTGACACTGTTTTAATATTTGCAGGCTTATTAAATCCCAGATGGCGGTAATTCTCAGTGAGGTCACCCTCAACAAGAACTACACGGACCGGCTGATTCTGCAATTCCTTGACCAGAGTAGCAGTGGACATTGACACAACAGTGATGTATCCTGGACAGACACAAGACAAAGTGTCAGGTAAGCCCGGTAAGCAGCAGGTGAAGATTCTTGAAATGTCAAAGGGGAATAGCCCGGTATGGCTGCCTCGTTGCCTGCCTGCATTCTGATGCTGCAGCCGTACTGCTTCGTCCACTAGCCTCATGCTGCTGGGGTCTCCGTGACTCAAACCCACCTCCAACTCTGCCAGATTGCTACAGCTGTAAGTCTTTGGAGCAGCTGCACTAAGTTGTTCTAGAAATCCACGTGGCTTGCTTATCCAATGACGATCTGTCCTACTAAAATGTCTACTGTGGGTCAGGACTGACTTTCGGCAGTGGGTGTCTGCAAGCAGGTTGTTTTTCAGAGTTTGAGGAGTTCGTGATATGTTCTCATCTGCTTCAAACTTAGCCTGAAGCCTAAACAGTTGAGGTGATTTAACAGGTCTCCCAGAAAGACTGCAGAAGGCCAGTGACTGAGAGGTCACGTCTTTGAGATCATGCTCTTTCTGGACCAAGCCAGTACCTGAAGGGATTTGTAGAGAAGGGTACAAGCTGACACTAAGTCCAGAAAACGTTTCTGTGCTGTCTATATGGTCACATACACTG contains:
- the BBS12 gene encoding chaperonin-containing T-complex member BBS12 — its product is MDCRVINRRRHTGLQQLSSFAETGRTFLGPVKSSKFIIDEECHESVLISSTVRLLESLDLTSAVGQLLNEAIQAQNSTYRTGTSTLLFLVGAWSSAAEECLHLGVPMSLIASVMSEGLNSCIEEVESLQVPIHSVCDHIDSTETFSGLSVSLYPSLQIPSGTGLVQKEHDLKDVTSQSLAFCSLSGRPVKSPQLFRLQAKFEADENISRTPQTLKNNLLADTHCRKSVLTHSRHFSRTDRHWISKPRGFLEQLSAAAPKTYSCSNLAELEVGLSHGDPSSMRLVDEAVRLQHQNAGRQRGSHTGLFPFDISRIFTCCLPGLPDTLSCVCPGYITVVSMSTATLVKELQNQPVRVVLVEGDLTENYRHLGFNKPANIKTVSESVKVQQDSSEELWTDHVLQVLIKFNVNLVLARGNVSERLAEKCTDSKQLVIGSVQDSVLQAFAEASGAVQVAYLTHMNENCVGSGVSVTTWRSIPSDTIDGISRMAVVLKTEGINLVTVVLTSPVIAQMQTKEDRFWTCASRLYYALKEQKVFLGGGAVEILCLTHLQSLAGQSVNKGNQDCSGWLHNTSSWLASSAALYRPTVLKCLADGWHRYLSTLLRNTAVYSSDSEAATSIQCHLQNAADSGSPSSYILNEYSKLNSVILNLGISDKLEPIPRVYDVVTPKIEAWRRALDLVLLVLQTDNEIITGLAHTQKSSQESEGFLFL
- the BBS12 gene encoding chaperonin-containing T-complex member BBS12 isoform X1; this translates as MSLIASVMSEGLNSCIEEVESLQVPIHSVCDHIDSTETFSGLSVSLYPSLQIPSGTGLVQKEHDLKDVTSQSLAFCSLSGRPVKSPQLFRLQAKFEADENISRTPQTLKNNLLADTHCRKSVLTHSRHFSRTDRHWISKPRGFLEQLSAAAPKTYSCSNLAELEVGLSHGDPSSMRLVDEAVRLQHQNAGRQRGSHTGLFPFDISRIFTCCLPGLPDTLSCVCPGYITVVSMSTATLVKELQNQPVRVVLVEGDLTENYRHLGFNKPANIKTVSESVKVQQDSSEELWTDHVLQVLIKFNVNLVLARGNVSERLAEKCTDSKQLVIGSVQDSVLQAFAEASGAVQVAYLTHMNENCVGSGVSVTTWRSIPSDTIDGISRMAVVLKTEGINLVTVVLTSPVIAQMQTKEDRFWTCASRLYYALKEQKVFLGGGAVEILCLTHLQSLAGQSVNKGNQDCSGWLHNTSSWLASSAALYRPTVLKCLADGWHRYLSTLLRNTAVYSSDSEAATSIQCHLQNAADSGSPSSYILNEYSKLNSVILNLGISDKLEPIPRVYDVVTPKIEAWRRALDLVLLVLQTDNEIITGLAHTQKSSQESEGFLFL